The following are encoded in a window of Roseivirga misakiensis genomic DNA:
- a CDS encoding SixA phosphatase family protein gives MVKNILLIRHAEARFGSGDEKDFQRKLTKKGRSQSTILGEYVNGLPLRLDALYVSPAVRTLTTCKLLNEQLEYDPRIMDAEELYEATENLMKAFLRRIDPLFKSVAIVAHNPAIAHVYAYLTMNFRDFYPGTCAWLALNAEEWEHTSSNMAIEKDYYYPGMSR, from the coding sequence ATGGTCAAAAACATCCTTTTGATTCGGCATGCCGAGGCCAGATTTGGTTCGGGAGACGAAAAAGACTTTCAGCGAAAACTTACTAAGAAAGGTAGAAGCCAGAGCACTATTTTAGGTGAATATGTCAATGGTCTGCCACTCAGGCTAGATGCTTTATACGTAAGCCCAGCTGTGCGAACACTAACAACATGTAAGCTTTTGAATGAGCAGCTAGAGTATGATCCTAGAATCATGGATGCCGAAGAACTCTACGAAGCCACAGAAAATTTAATGAAGGCCTTTCTAAGAAGAATCGATCCATTATTTAAGTCGGTGGCGATCGTGGCACATAATCCTGCTATTGCTCATGTGTATGCCTATCTGACGATGAATTTCAGAGATTTTTACCCGGGGACCTGCGCTTGGTTGGCCTTGAACGCCGAAGAGTGGGAACATACTTCGTCAAATATGGCAATAGAAAAGGATTACTACTATCCGGGCATGAGCCGATAA
- the speE gene encoding polyamine aminopropyltransferase, with protein MASLGRHIIVEYYDCAPEALNDVTHIEKSMEGAAEEAGATIINSTFHHFSPYGVSGVVVIEESHLAIHTWPEYGYASVDLFTCGESVDPWVSYQFLKEAFKAAHGSAVELKRGELALLTKKDFDIQQLRDEKSTDAGEPIRTRDIWFTERDDKIALSMKHNGKLYDQQSDYQRVEVYETQAYGNMLTLDGMVMTTEKDEYVYHEMITHVPILTHPNPKRVLIIGGGDGGTAREVLKHTELEEVVMVEIDEKVIEACKLHLPSIASALDDPRLNLIVDDGIKYVNEASDGSFDVVIVDSTDPVGPAEGLFSVDFYKEVYRILSTDGIMITQSESPRFNNKVFKEIYQVYRSIFGMDKVHCYLAYIPTYPTGMWSFSYSTKGSAHPLNGFDPAKSQAFSESNALSYYNGQIHAAAFALPNFVKQMIDQ; from the coding sequence ATGGCGTCATTAGGTAGACATATCATTGTGGAGTATTATGACTGTGCTCCAGAAGCGTTAAACGATGTTACTCACATTGAAAAGAGTATGGAAGGTGCAGCAGAGGAAGCTGGTGCCACTATAATTAATTCTACTTTCCACCACTTTTCTCCCTATGGAGTTTCTGGTGTTGTAGTCATTGAAGAAAGCCATTTGGCTATACATACTTGGCCTGAATATGGTTATGCATCGGTGGATCTTTTCACCTGTGGTGAGTCAGTTGACCCTTGGGTGTCTTATCAATTTCTGAAGGAGGCATTTAAAGCGGCACATGGTTCTGCGGTAGAGTTGAAACGTGGTGAACTCGCCTTGCTCACAAAAAAGGATTTTGATATTCAGCAACTGAGAGACGAGAAGAGCACTGATGCTGGCGAGCCGATAAGAACAAGAGATATTTGGTTTACAGAGCGGGACGATAAAATTGCCCTCTCGATGAAACATAATGGTAAACTTTACGATCAGCAGTCGGACTATCAAAGGGTAGAGGTTTATGAAACACAGGCATATGGAAATATGCTCACGCTGGATGGCATGGTCATGACGACTGAAAAGGATGAGTACGTTTATCATGAAATGATTACGCATGTGCCTATTCTCACGCATCCGAATCCAAAAAGGGTTCTCATAATCGGTGGTGGTGATGGTGGTACGGCTAGAGAAGTGTTAAAACACACGGAATTGGAAGAGGTAGTGATGGTCGAAATTGATGAAAAGGTGATTGAGGCTTGTAAACTTCATTTGCCAAGTATTGCTTCGGCACTTGACGACCCAAGATTAAACTTGATTGTTGATGACGGCATAAAATATGTCAACGAAGCCTCTGACGGCTCTTTTGATGTCGTAATTGTTGATTCTACTGATCCAGTGGGCCCTGCTGAGGGGTTGTTTTCGGTTGACTTTTACAAAGAGGTGTATAGAATTCTTTCTACCGATGGGATAATGATTACCCAAAGTGAGTCCCCTAGGTTTAACAATAAAGTTTTCAAAGAGATTTACCAGGTATACCGATCGATTTTTGGGATGGATAAGGTGCACTGCTATTTGGCCTATATCCCGACTTACCCTACTGGTATGTGGTCTTTTTCGTATAGTACGAAAGGAAGTGCGCATCCTTTAAATGGATTCGATCCAGCAAAGAGTCAAGCCTTTTCGGAAAGTAATGCATTGAGCTATTATAATGGTCAAATTCATGCTGCGGCCTTTGCTTTACCTAACTTCGTGAAACAAATGATAGATCAATGA
- the topA gene encoding type I DNA topoisomerase — protein MPKNLVIVESPAKAKTIEGYLGKDFKVVSSYGHIRDLPKGDKAIDIENNFKPTYEVTADKKEVIKGLKKLSKAAETIYLASDDDREGEAISWHLKEALKLDPAHTKRIVFREITKSAIQAAMSSPRDIDVDLVNAQQARRILDRLVGYELSPVLWKKIKRGLSAGRVQSVAVRLVVEKEREIDQFEAKSFFKVSALFNVEGRELKAEIPKRFDTQEEAKAFLDNCVNAEFTIQNLEKKPAKRSPAPPFTTSTLQQEASRKLGYSVLQTMTVAQKLYEAGKISYMRTDSLNLSDEAIQGAVKEISASYGEEFVNTRKFKTKSKSAQEAHEAIRPTNFSHHTAGKDYNEQRLYELIWKRAVASQMADAQLEKTVVTIDISGNEQKLVAHGEVIKFEGFLKVYIESTDDEEPNEEAKGMLPPLVIGQALSLDFIKARQGFSRPPARYTEASLVKKLEEMGIGRPSTYAPTISTVQKRDYVSKENREGVERKYAELTLENNVVKEAVKTEITGAEKAKLFPTNIAMVVNDFLVEHFPNVIDFSFTAQVEEQFDNIADGGQEWERMIKNFYGGFHEKVEATEQISRSEVGSSREVGIDPESGKPVIARLGKFGPLVQIGESDPDDPENKPQFASLKAGQFIENITLEDALELFKLPRLVGSFRDQEIVVAIGRFGPYIKFDEKFVSLPKEADPLSITEEEAIVLIKEKEAADAPIYVYDDKPVQKGKGRFGPFIKWNNMFINVNKKYDWDNLSDADIVELIEDKIQKEKDKLIHHWEAEGIRVEKARWGRHNVIKGKLKIELPKTVDVTDMTLEEAQALIEKNKPAKKTARKKK, from the coding sequence ATGCCGAAAAACCTTGTAATAGTTGAGTCCCCTGCCAAAGCAAAAACGATTGAAGGATATCTTGGAAAGGATTTCAAAGTGGTCTCTAGTTACGGCCATATAAGGGATTTGCCAAAGGGTGATAAGGCTATAGACATAGAAAACAACTTCAAACCGACATACGAAGTAACCGCTGATAAAAAAGAGGTAATCAAAGGACTCAAAAAACTCTCGAAAGCAGCAGAAACAATCTACCTAGCGAGTGATGATGACCGCGAAGGAGAAGCCATTAGCTGGCATTTAAAGGAAGCTTTAAAACTAGACCCAGCCCATACAAAACGTATTGTATTCAGAGAAATCACAAAATCAGCGATCCAAGCGGCCATGTCTAGCCCAAGAGATATTGATGTTGATTTAGTAAATGCACAGCAGGCCAGAAGAATCTTAGACAGACTGGTTGGCTATGAGCTTTCCCCTGTACTTTGGAAAAAGATCAAAAGAGGTTTATCTGCCGGACGCGTTCAATCTGTGGCCGTTAGACTAGTGGTTGAGAAGGAACGCGAAATTGACCAATTCGAAGCAAAATCCTTTTTTAAGGTAAGCGCTCTTTTCAATGTTGAAGGCCGAGAGCTCAAGGCAGAAATACCAAAAAGGTTCGATACTCAAGAAGAAGCTAAGGCATTTTTGGATAACTGTGTAAACGCTGAGTTTACTATTCAGAACTTAGAGAAAAAGCCTGCAAAAAGGTCTCCCGCCCCTCCTTTCACAACTTCTACACTTCAACAGGAAGCCAGTAGAAAGTTGGGATACTCCGTTTTGCAAACCATGACGGTTGCCCAGAAACTTTACGAAGCGGGTAAAATCTCATACATGAGAACTGACTCGTTGAATCTTTCTGATGAAGCGATTCAAGGTGCGGTTAAAGAAATCTCGGCTTCTTACGGTGAGGAGTTTGTGAATACCAGAAAGTTCAAAACGAAGTCGAAATCTGCCCAAGAAGCGCACGAAGCCATCAGGCCGACTAACTTTTCGCACCATACTGCTGGAAAGGATTATAATGAGCAACGCCTTTATGAGCTAATCTGGAAAAGAGCAGTTGCATCTCAAATGGCAGATGCACAATTGGAAAAAACTGTTGTTACTATTGATATCTCTGGAAACGAACAGAAACTAGTCGCTCATGGTGAGGTCATCAAATTTGAGGGTTTTCTCAAAGTGTATATTGAATCTACCGACGATGAAGAGCCAAATGAAGAAGCTAAGGGAATGCTTCCCCCTTTAGTGATCGGCCAAGCGCTTTCCTTAGATTTTATCAAAGCGCGTCAAGGATTCTCTAGACCTCCTGCCCGCTACACTGAGGCGAGTTTGGTGAAAAAATTAGAAGAAATGGGTATTGGTAGACCTTCTACTTATGCCCCAACCATTTCTACAGTACAAAAACGAGATTATGTCTCCAAAGAAAATAGAGAAGGTGTAGAAAGGAAATACGCTGAATTGACACTGGAGAATAATGTGGTGAAGGAAGCGGTAAAAACTGAAATAACTGGGGCTGAAAAGGCTAAACTCTTCCCTACCAATATTGCCATGGTGGTGAACGACTTTCTAGTTGAGCACTTCCCAAATGTAATCGATTTCTCTTTCACGGCCCAAGTAGAGGAGCAATTCGACAATATTGCCGATGGTGGTCAGGAGTGGGAACGCATGATCAAAAACTTCTATGGTGGTTTCCATGAAAAAGTAGAAGCTACGGAACAGATTAGCAGAAGCGAAGTCGGTTCTAGTAGAGAAGTTGGTATTGATCCGGAAAGTGGAAAACCTGTAATTGCTCGTTTGGGTAAGTTTGGTCCACTGGTCCAAATCGGGGAATCTGATCCTGACGATCCAGAAAACAAACCGCAATTTGCCAGTCTAAAAGCCGGGCAGTTCATTGAAAACATTACACTCGAAGACGCACTTGAACTATTTAAATTACCACGTCTAGTGGGTAGTTTCCGTGACCAAGAAATTGTCGTGGCGATCGGTAGATTTGGGCCTTACATCAAATTCGATGAAAAATTCGTTTCCTTACCAAAAGAGGCTGATCCTCTGAGTATTACAGAAGAAGAAGCGATCGTTTTGATCAAAGAAAAGGAAGCGGCTGATGCGCCAATTTATGTTTACGACGATAAGCCTGTTCAAAAGGGAAAAGGTCGGTTTGGTCCATTTATTAAGTGGAACAACATGTTCATCAATGTCAACAAAAAGTATGATTGGGATAATCTTTCAGACGCGGACATTGTAGAGCTCATTGAAGATAAAATTCAAAAGGAGAAAGATAAGCTCATCCACCATTGGGAAGCCGAAGGCATTAGAGTCGAAAAAGCCCGTTGGGGACGACATAATGTTATCAAAGGAAAACTAAAGATAGAGCTACCAAAGACAGTCGATGTCACTGATATGACTTTAGAGGAAGCCCAAGCACTTATAGAGAAGAATAAGCCTGCTAAAAAAACGGCTCGTAAGAAGAAATAG
- a CDS encoding agmatinase family protein, with protein sequence MSIMDGFDPNGVGVKGSLFGLPFTTENAKVIIIPVPWDVTASYGGGAANAPQAILDASSQIDYEIPDIPDAWKIGVAMAEIPEVWYSLAKELRPKAEKFIDWLEHGSDATQRQEMQEILTEINRESKQLMTYVEQESRYWHEQGKTTILLGGDHSTPLGHIKACADREGQMGILQIDAHADLRNAYEGFTYSHASIMHNVLLKDSITHLVQVGVRDYCIEESQAVKASEGRVRVFYDQHLKTAEYEGVSWAKQCQEIVDCLPQQVYISFDIDGLDPKLCPNTGTPVPGGFELEQINYLFRCIIKSGRNIVGADLTEVSPSSNEWDANVGARALYQLSCLIGNA encoded by the coding sequence ATGAGCATAATGGATGGTTTTGACCCGAATGGTGTTGGGGTAAAAGGGAGCTTGTTTGGACTTCCATTTACTACTGAAAATGCCAAGGTGATCATCATTCCAGTGCCATGGGACGTAACTGCGTCTTATGGAGGTGGTGCAGCCAATGCACCCCAAGCCATTTTAGATGCTTCTTCGCAAATTGATTACGAAATACCGGATATTCCTGATGCTTGGAAAATAGGCGTTGCTATGGCAGAAATACCAGAAGTATGGTATTCACTGGCAAAGGAATTAAGACCCAAAGCTGAAAAGTTTATCGATTGGTTAGAACATGGCAGTGACGCTACTCAGCGCCAAGAAATGCAAGAAATTCTGACTGAAATCAATCGCGAGTCCAAGCAGCTCATGACTTACGTTGAGCAGGAATCTCGATATTGGCATGAACAAGGCAAAACGACCATCCTTTTGGGCGGCGATCATAGCACACCTTTAGGTCACATCAAAGCTTGTGCTGATCGGGAAGGCCAGATGGGAATCTTACAGATTGACGCGCATGCCGATTTGCGGAATGCTTATGAAGGATTTACGTATTCTCACGCTAGTATTATGCATAATGTGCTCTTAAAAGATTCTATTACTCACCTGGTGCAAGTGGGCGTGAGAGACTATTGCATAGAGGAATCTCAAGCTGTAAAAGCGAGTGAAGGTAGAGTGAGGGTGTTTTATGATCAGCATTTGAAAACGGCAGAATATGAAGGCGTTAGCTGGGCTAAGCAGTGTCAGGAAATCGTTGATTGTCTACCGCAGCAGGTTTATATATCTTTTGATATTGACGGTCTTGACCCTAAACTTTGCCCAAATACGGGAACGCCAGTACCTGGTGGTTTCGAATTAGAGCAAATAAATTACCTCTTTCGATGTATCATCAAAAGTGGTAGAAATATAGTAGGGGCAGACCTTACCGAAGTATCACCAAGCAGTAATGAATGGGATGCCAA